ATTACGAGACAACAATTTTTGCTTTAGAAGATGATATAGAATCCATAGGAATTGTTACTAAGTTAAAAGAAATCCTGGAAACTCGATGTATTAAATCAAAGTCTCATAAGACTTTATGGTTATTTTTGAGGTTACTTAAATCATTTTTACCAATGTTTATTTTTTTAATAGGTTATTTTTTGCTGGAGAAAAATATTATCAATGTAAATGATGTTATTCAAGTCACTATAGTATACGTTGTTATTATATCCTCATTAATAATTTTCATTTTTCATTTAATAACTGAAGACAAAAAATATCCTGTTGTTTATATGATAAATGAACCCAACAAATATAACTTCTTTGTAGAACATAAAAACTCAATTATGCTTTTAATAATCGGTGGATTTATCACATTTTGTGGACAGATTTTAGTTCAATTGATTAAACTCCAGATATTAGATCCAGCTTCGTAGTTAAAATACAAGAGACAACGAAGCAGAGATAAGAGAAGCGCTTGGGTATTGCTGTTTTGTTTCAGAGTTAGGTGACAGTTTTCAGTCCGGCGATAAATGGCGCGATCGCTTCTACAAATTGAACTGTGGATTCATAGGGTAAAACGTTGCGTCCCGGTAATTTAATTCCACTACCTTGAGGTAAACAGCCGAGATAATCCGCCATGCGTTCATCTGGTGTTTCTTGTTTACCTTCTTTGCTAATACTCGATGCAGTTTCTCCCAAAACTACCAATGTCGGCTGATTGATACAAGCAAGATAACCACTATAATCCTGTCGCCAAAATCCAGCCAAAAAGGAAAAGACTGCATGGCGACTTTCAGGATTTTCCGCCCCCGCAACTAACATATCTAACCATTCTTTATCTACAGCATTTTCCGAAGCAAAAAGTTGCCGAGTGGAGAAAGAACGCAAAAACTTTTCTGTCCGCGCATAGCGATAGAAAGCTTTACCAAAAGGCGAATCAAAGATATTCCAAGCAATTTTGTGCTGCAATGCTGATGAGTTTTTCGTAATCACTGGCCAAGCTGGAGGTCCTGCTAAAATCATTCCAGCAATTAAATTAGATTGTTTCTGCACTAACTCTATAGCAACTGGTAATAAAGCACCTTGCACTACAATCACAACAGGTTCTTTGACGATTGTTTGCAAAAAATATTCTAATTGCTCTGCCCAATCTTTAGGAGTATAAGCCACATGGGGCATATCACTCTCACCACATCCTAGTAAGTCAGGATTGTAAATAGGATTTTTATGACCTTTTCTATACCATTGGCTGCGAAATCTCTGCCAAAATTGCCGCGATAATCCCACACCAATCGGATGAATTAAAAGTAAAGGTAGACCCTCATTACTGGAGTTAGCTGGTTGATGTAGTTCGTAGACACAACGATAATTTTGCCAAGTGTAAAATTGGGTAGGAGATATTGTAATGTTCACTGTGTTTACCATAGTATTTATTTGAAAATTTAATTAAAAAATTATCTGTGGATGAATTAATTTATATCCAGCCTCTTTGATTTTTTGATTGGATACTTTAACATTATATGAGCGGTTATTTTTGGCAGTATGATCCCATTTTACTTTGGGTAAATTGTGTTTTTCCATCAATCTATCCAGCAATTCTCCACTGGTAAGACCAGCATCATCTACCAGATTATAAATACCTTGCAAATGATTGAAACGCACAAATTCTATCGCCCCAACAATATCATCAAGGTGAATCCAATTAGCGACATCTTCACCATTACCGGGACGAGTTGTACCAGGAACTCTACTGAAGATTTTGATCAGTTCTCTGTTAAATCCATAAATACCTCCCAACCTTAAGATACAAACACGGAGCTTTTCACTCGATGCTCCTAACAATATATCTTCAGTTGCTTTGAGAATTTTTCCATTATCATGGCTTGGTGTCGCTAGGGTTTCTTCATCTACGCCAGCACCGTTGTGATCGCCATAAACAGAATAACTGCCAGTGTATATGAGTTGCTTAACACTAGGAGTATCCTGTAAAATTTCCACTAAAGTTTTCGCAGTATTCAGATAAGTTTCTTCATATGAATTTGCCCCTTTTGCCCCAATACTCAACAACACAATATCTTGATTGTGCAATACAGATTTTAGCTTTTCTCGGTCATTTCCTTGGGTGACTACAACTTTTTGGGCTACAGTTTGTAAAGTTGGGACACGCTCAGGGGTAGTTGTGGTAGCTGTGACCATAAAAGTCATCTTTTGCTGCCAAGCTTGAGCAACTGCACAACCAACGTAACCACAACCAATAATGGCAATGTTCATAAATAAAACAGATTTTTTCAGTCGATAGTAGGCATCTTTAGGTTAACAATACCTTCTTTGTGTAGTCATGTTAACTATGGATGACACCATCAGGCATAATTGCCCCAGCTAAGTTAGCACCAATCAATTTTACCAGCAGGCGATCGCCTGAACGAATCCGCGCTCCTGTCAAGTCGGCTCCGCGCAAATCGGCTCCACTCAAATCCGCACCAATCAAGTTAGTAGAACGCAAGTTGGCTTCTCTCATGTCGGCTAAAAGCAAGTTAGCTCTAAACAAATTTGCTTCAGATAAATTTGCCCCTCTGAGAATAACTTTATGCATAAAACTATCACTGAGATCAGCCCCACTCAAGTCAGCGTAACTCAAGTTTCTGCCAGATAAATCTTTGTTGCTTAAGTTAGAGCCACTAAAGTCTTTACCACTCAAATCAGGGTTAGTCTTAGGTGGTTTGTAGGTACTTTGAGGTGGTTTTTTGGCTTGAGATGCTGGAGAATGATAAATGTTTTTCTGCTTACCATGTAAAGAGCGCAATTTATCACGAGCTTCATTAATAGCTTTCAGCTTGTCTTGGGCTTTCTTTTGTAAGCGGTGATTATCTTGAGGAATGCGATCAGGATGCCAAATGAAAACCAAATCTTTATAAGCTTGGTTAACTTCCTCAAGTGTTGCTCCAGGTTCTATTTCTAAAACTCTATAATACTGCTCCATCTCGCTCATTATGATATTATTGTCAACAATCAAATAAAGTATGAGTGATGCAGCCGCTCAATAAAACCTACTCAAATCTACTCATCAGACTGGAATTGGTTCTAGTTACTGTTTTGGCCAAGCCCGTGGGCGGTTTCTTGTCCCCAGGTATAAATAAATTCAACAAGAGCTTCTCCTTATCTGCTCTAAATTCAATACTGAGATTTAAATATTATACAAGCGTGTATTAGATAACTCAGTTCATAAATAACCTTTTTGTGGGCAAATTCTCAAATACTCTATCTTCTTTGTATACACCGAAACTTTACCGTCATCGCCTAGTTAAACGTGTAGTTTTGTATCGATGCAGTTGTTTGTCATCAGCCTTATGCCTATTTTCCCACTTGATCTAGATATTAGCCATAAGAGGTTTTTATGCCAAACAAATACGAATCAAGTCGTGGCATTTAACTCTGATTTTTTGGCTTTTGAGGATTAAATTTTATTCTCTCCCCATCATCCCATTTCGCCACCGATTCATGGCTCTGAAATAAGCGACAACTGGAATTTGATATATCTCCACCAAAATCCACAAAATAACGGATAAATGTGACAAAAAAGTGAGTATAGTCCAGATATAAGGTAGCCAAGTAATGGGATCATGAGATAGTGGAGGAAAGTAATAAGCGACTAGACCAATTAAACTTGTGGGCAACACGACAAAAGCAATTGCTGCTAGCCCATAACCCCAACCCAATTCCACACCTTCCAACTGGGTTTCTGTCCAGTTAAAGCCATTCCAGCGCCAAATCAGGGGAGGTTGCCGAGAAGGCATCTTGATTTGTTGTTGT
This genomic interval from Nodularia sp. LEGE 06071 contains the following:
- a CDS encoding pentapeptide repeat-containing protein, producing MSEMEQYYRVLEIEPGATLEEVNQAYKDLVFIWHPDRIPQDNHRLQKKAQDKLKAINEARDKLRSLHGKQKNIYHSPASQAKKPPQSTYKPPKTNPDLSGKDFSGSNLSNKDLSGRNLSYADLSGADLSDSFMHKVILRGANLSEANLFRANLLLADMREANLRSTNLIGADLSGADLRGADLTGARIRSGDRLLVKLIGANLAGAIMPDGVIHS
- a CDS encoding alpha/beta fold hydrolase, which codes for MVNTVNITISPTQFYTWQNYRCVYELHQPANSSNEGLPLLLIHPIGVGLSRQFWQRFRSQWYRKGHKNPIYNPDLLGCGESDMPHVAYTPKDWAEQLEYFLQTIVKEPVVIVVQGALLPVAIELVQKQSNLIAGMILAGPPAWPVITKNSSALQHKIAWNIFDSPFGKAFYRYARTEKFLRSFSTRQLFASENAVDKEWLDMLVAGAENPESRHAVFSFLAGFWRQDYSGYLACINQPTLVVLGETASSISKEGKQETPDERMADYLGCLPQGSGIKLPGRNVLPYESTVQFVEAIAPFIAGLKTVT
- a CDS encoding NAD-dependent epimerase/dehydratase family protein encodes the protein MNIAIIGCGYVGCAVAQAWQQKMTFMVTATTTTPERVPTLQTVAQKVVVTQGNDREKLKSVLHNQDIVLLSIGAKGANSYEETYLNTAKTLVEILQDTPSVKQLIYTGSYSVYGDHNGAGVDEETLATPSHDNGKILKATEDILLGASSEKLRVCILRLGGIYGFNRELIKIFSRVPGTTRPGNGEDVANWIHLDDIVGAIEFVRFNHLQGIYNLVDDAGLTSGELLDRLMEKHNLPKVKWDHTAKNNRSYNVKVSNQKIKEAGYKLIHPQIIF